A region of the Acidobacteriota bacterium genome:
GCATTGTCTCCAACCCCGCGTCGGTCGACGCGGATTTCACGCACATCGTGGACGCCCTGTTCGCGGCGCCCGGGGTCACCGTCGGGGCAATCTTCGGCCCCCAGCACGGATTTCGCTCCGATGTGCAGGACAACATGATCGAGACGCCGCACACCAGCGATTCGGCGCGGCGCGTGCCGGTGTTCTCGCTCTACAGCGAGACGCGCGAACCCACGGCCGAGATGCTCGGGCACATCGACGTACTGGTGATCGATCTCCAGGACATCGGCGCCCGCATCTACACCTACATCTACACCATGGCGAACTGCCTGCGGGCGTGCGCCAGGCACGGCGTTGACGTCATTGTCTGCGACCGGCCCAACCCGATTGGCGGCCTCGCGGTCGAGGGGCCGATGCTCGTCGCCGGCTACGAGTCGTTCGTCGGCCAGTTCCCCATCCCGATGCGTCACGGCATGACCATCGGCGAGCTGGCGCGGTTCTTCAACGATCATTTCGCGATCGGCGCGCCGCTTTCGGTGATCGACATGGCCGGTTGGTCGCGCGAGCTCTGCGGCGACGCCACCGGCCATCCGTTCGTGATGCCGTCGCCGAACATCCCAACGCTCGACAGCGCCATCGTCTATCCGGGCACCGTGCTGTTCGAGGGCACCCTGGCGTCGGAAGGCCGCGGCACGACCAGGCCGTTCGAGCTGGTGGGCGCGCCGTGGGTGCAGGCCGAGTCATTCGCCGCAACCATGAACGCGCGGCGCCTGCCGGGCGTGCACTTTCGGGCCGCGGTCTTCGAGCCGACGTTCCAGAAGCACGCGAAGACCGCGTGTGGCGGCTGCCAGATTCATGTAACCGATCGGGCGGCGTTCAAGCCGGTGCTGACCGGGGTGGCGTTGATCGACGAGATTCGCGCGGCCGATCCGGCGGCGTTCGCGTGGCGGCCGGCGCCGTACGAATACGAGCACGACCAGGAGCCGATCGACATCCTCTCGGGGTCGCCGGCCTTGCGCACCGCCATCGATTCCGGAGTCCGCGCCGAGGAGCTGGCCCGGACGTGGGCCATTGAGAGCCAGCCATTTGAAAAGCTGCGCGAACAGTATCTCGTGTATACCTGAGCCATGGTTGCCAAGGGTGTCGTCCTCGACGTGAAGCGATCGCTGCTGATCCAGGCCCCGCCGGCACGGGTGCTGGCGGCGTTCTTCGACACCCGCGACCTGGCGGGTTGGTGGCAGGTGGTCCGCGCGGTCACGGTCGCCCGGCCGCTCGGCTTGTATGCCGTCGAGTGGGAGTCCACGCCGTTCAAGGACGAGGTGCTGGGGCGGCTCGGCGGCGCCTTCCACGGCACCATCATCGACTACCGCGCGAACGCCGCGTTCTTCGTCGCCGAGGCCTATTGGCAGCCGCCCGACGGCGAGCCGATCGGCCCGATGGCGCTCGAGGTGCACTGCCGCCCCCACGGCAACGGCCGGTCGACGATGGTCTCGGTCAGGCAAAGCGGCCAGGGCGACGGGCCGCGCTGGCAGCGCTACTTCGAGATCATGGGCCACGGCTGGGAGGGCGCGCTGCAGGAGATGAAGGACTACATGGACAAAGAAGTCGAGCGCACCAAACGGCAATGACGATGTTCAAGACCGTCACGCGCTACCTGTTCGGCCTTCTCTTCATCGGCGCCGGCGCGAATCACTTCATCAACCCAGGCTTCTACACGCGAATGATGCCGGCCTACCTGCCGTGGCATGCCGAGCTCGTGGCGATCAGCGGCGTGGCCGAGATCGCTCTCGGTGCGCTGCTCCTGGTTCCGCGATTTCAGGTGATGGCCGCGTGGGGCTTGATCGCGTTGTTGATCGCGGTGTTCCCCGCCAACATCAACATGACGATGCATCCGGAGTTGTATCCGACGATCTCACAGACAGCGCTCTGGACCCGGCTGCCGATCCAGTTCGTGCTGATCGGTTGGGCCTACTGGTACACGCGCCGCTAGCCGTTCGCGCGGGACAATCGCAACCCTTTGTGCCTCTGTCTCTTCGGCGGCCCCGGTGGTATTCTTGCCATCGGCGTTGCAGGACGCCTCCTGTCCGCGGGAAGGACCGAGTCCACCTGATCAGCACTCCGTGATGAAGGTTCACTACGAACCTCCTTCGCCCCAGACAGCGGACCCGGGCATTCGAGGAGGCTCGCTATGTCGTCCGAACGCCGTCTGGCCGTCCGCCCCAATCTCGATCAACTGAAGCACCAGGCCAAGGATCTGCTCGTGCAACTACGCGCCAGTGATCCCGGCGCGAAACTGGCCGACGCTCAGCTCGCGCTCGCGCGCGAATACCAGGCGTCAAGCTGGCCACGTCTCGTTCACGCGGTCCGTCTCGCCAATGCGATCTGGGACGATGACCTCGACGCCGTTCGAGAGCTCGTCATGGGCAATCGGCAGCTGCTGCACGAGCGGGTGCTGATCCGCACCGACAGCAACTGGGGTCCACCCCTTTCGTACGCGGCCAATCTCGGGCGCAATCGAATCATCCGGATGCTGCATGGACTCGGTGCCACAGACCTCGAGAAGGCGTTGGACCGCGCGGCACTGCAAGGACACGTCGAAACCGGAGTGATGCTGCATGGCATGCTGGGAAAGACCACGCCGCCAGACGACTCGCTCGGCGGGCCTGCGTACACACTCAGTGGCGAAGGCACGGCGTTTCTGCTGGGCCTTGGCGTGCGCGTCATTGACGACACCGGCCGGCGGCTGGCGCCGGTCGATGTCGTGCTCGAAACCGACAGCCGCAAGCCGGCGGCCAAGCACGCCATCCTTGAAATGTACGAGCAGCACGGTGTCGAATATCCCGACACCGCCCCCATGGCGCTGCATCGCGGGCGCATCGATCTGCTCGAGCGCCACTTGCAACGCGACCCTGGCCTGTTGAACCGAACGTTCTCGCATCGAGAGATCTATCCAGCAGAAATCGGCTGCGGCGATCCGCTCAACGCCACCACCGGCACGCCCCTTGGCGGGACGACGCTGCTGCATATGTGCGTGGACTACGACGAGATCGAGATCGCGCGCTGGCTGCTCGACCAGGGCATGGACCCGAATGTCCGCTCGGCCGTCGGCCCGAGCGGCTTCGGGGGCTACACGCCGCTGTTCTCGACTGTCGTCTCGCAGCCGAACTTCTGGATGAACTACAACCAGCGCGGACCGTTCGTAGCGCCGTTCACGGAACTGCTGCTGGCACGCGGCGCGGATCCCAACGTGCGGGCATCCATCTGGAAGCGGTTGCATCCCGGCCATGGCGACCCAACCCGGCAGGACTATCGCGACGTCACGGCGCTATCGTGGGGCCGACGATTTCACGCGCCCATCTTCGTCAGCGAGCCGGCCATGCGCCTGATTGCCGACGCCGGAGGCATTGAATGATCGACGGTCGGCTGCTACTGCGAGAGCGAGGCGCGCGGCCATCGCTCGAACTTGCGGCGGCTCCAGCAAGGGGCGCGGGTGATCGCGTAACAGCTGGACGTATTCCGTCATTGATCTGTGTCTAATCTGTGCCTAATCTGTGGCCTATGGTAAAGGCTGACACCAATCGGTGGCCCACGAGGCGATTGGTGGCCGTGGTCGCCGGCCTCGGCTTGAGCTCCGCGCTGCTCGCGCAAGACAGCGTCTACTTTCCACCGGCCGATGCGATCGCCATTCGCGTGATGAGCGACGTTCCGGCGGCGCAGCTGACGAAGGGCTTTCTCGGCCGCACCGTCGTCGGCGCCACCGGCTCCTTCTCGTTCGCCGAGTTTGACGATGGCGCCGGCGCGCCGCTGCATCACCACGAGCGTGAGCAGGTGAATGTCGGGATCCAGGGC
Encoded here:
- a CDS encoding DoxX family protein, with protein sequence MTMFKTVTRYLFGLLFIGAGANHFINPGFYTRMMPAYLPWHAELVAISGVAEIALGALLLVPRFQVMAAWGLIALLIAVFPANINMTMHPELYPTISQTALWTRLPIQFVLIGWAYWYTRR
- a CDS encoding DUF1343 domain-containing protein gives rise to the protein MSVVLGSTRLLSSGHLKGRRVGIVSNPASVDADFTHIVDALFAAPGVTVGAIFGPQHGFRSDVQDNMIETPHTSDSARRVPVFSLYSETREPTAEMLGHIDVLVIDLQDIGARIYTYIYTMANCLRACARHGVDVIVCDRPNPIGGLAVEGPMLVAGYESFVGQFPIPMRHGMTIGELARFFNDHFAIGAPLSVIDMAGWSRELCGDATGHPFVMPSPNIPTLDSAIVYPGTVLFEGTLASEGRGTTRPFELVGAPWVQAESFAATMNARRLPGVHFRAAVFEPTFQKHAKTACGGCQIHVTDRAAFKPVLTGVALIDEIRAADPAAFAWRPAPYEYEHDQEPIDILSGSPALRTAIDSGVRAEELARTWAIESQPFEKLREQYLVYT
- a CDS encoding SRPBCC domain-containing protein, with the translated sequence MVAKGVVLDVKRSLLIQAPPARVLAAFFDTRDLAGWWQVVRAVTVARPLGLYAVEWESTPFKDEVLGRLGGAFHGTIIDYRANAAFFVAEAYWQPPDGEPIGPMALEVHCRPHGNGRSTMVSVRQSGQGDGPRWQRYFEIMGHGWEGALQEMKDYMDKEVERTKRQ
- a CDS encoding ankyrin repeat domain-containing protein, with protein sequence MSSERRLAVRPNLDQLKHQAKDLLVQLRASDPGAKLADAQLALAREYQASSWPRLVHAVRLANAIWDDDLDAVRELVMGNRQLLHERVLIRTDSNWGPPLSYAANLGRNRIIRMLHGLGATDLEKALDRAALQGHVETGVMLHGMLGKTTPPDDSLGGPAYTLSGEGTAFLLGLGVRVIDDTGRRLAPVDVVLETDSRKPAAKHAILEMYEQHGVEYPDTAPMALHRGRIDLLERHLQRDPGLLNRTFSHREIYPAEIGCGDPLNATTGTPLGGTTLLHMCVDYDEIEIARWLLDQGMDPNVRSAVGPSGFGGYTPLFSTVVSQPNFWMNYNQRGPFVAPFTELLLARGADPNVRASIWKRLHPGHGDPTRQDYRDVTALSWGRRFHAPIFVSEPAMRLIADAGGIE